From Afipia carboxidovorans OM5, one genomic window encodes:
- a CDS encoding porin, translated as MLSRSAVGAVAIMAGSMMGLGQAAAEPLSAPSFGGPLRPNPHPMSTDAGMFGRLHITGQLTGIGNAQTNGIPGVDPQTRDPLVDVGNAQIQVQTTGAPLTFFVQGGVYSLPALGSAYTRATDVTDQLYGPVPVAYGKLELSPNFSIQAGLLPTLIGAESTFTFQNMNIARGLLWNQEPAISRGVQVNYSNGPLNASVSVNDGFYSGNYNWVSGLLSYAATPSSTITLVAAGSFAESGKTGAATPLAQNNSSIFNVIYTYVNGPLTLQPYLQYTTVRSNRDIGIDRSAETFGGALLARYAIDENFSIAGRAEYIASSGGDCGVAADCAPTNLFYGPKSRAWSLTVTPTYQRGIFFARTELSYTRIDRVTEGYGFGSNFDKRDQVRGMFEAGVLF; from the coding sequence GTGCTTTCCCGGAGCGCGGTCGGCGCGGTCGCGATCATGGCCGGTTCGATGATGGGTCTTGGCCAAGCAGCGGCGGAACCCCTGAGCGCGCCGAGTTTTGGTGGTCCTCTGCGCCCTAACCCCCATCCGATGAGTACGGATGCAGGCATGTTTGGTCGTCTTCATATCACCGGCCAGCTCACAGGCATCGGCAATGCGCAGACGAACGGCATTCCGGGCGTCGATCCCCAGACGAGGGATCCCCTCGTCGATGTCGGCAATGCCCAAATACAGGTGCAGACGACCGGGGCGCCTTTGACGTTCTTCGTCCAGGGCGGCGTCTACTCACTGCCCGCGTTGGGCTCGGCCTACACCCGCGCAACCGACGTGACCGACCAGTTATACGGGCCCGTGCCGGTTGCTTATGGCAAGCTCGAGCTGTCGCCGAACTTCTCGATTCAGGCCGGTTTGCTGCCGACGTTGATCGGTGCGGAATCGACCTTCACGTTCCAGAATATGAATATCGCGCGCGGACTGCTCTGGAACCAGGAGCCGGCCATTAGCCGCGGTGTTCAGGTGAACTATAGCAATGGACCGCTGAACGCCTCCGTGTCGGTCAACGATGGTTTCTACTCAGGGAATTACAACTGGGTATCCGGTCTGTTGTCTTATGCGGCGACGCCGTCGAGCACGATCACGCTGGTCGCCGCAGGCAGTTTTGCAGAGTCCGGCAAGACCGGCGCGGCGACGCCTTTGGCGCAGAACAACAGCAGCATCTTCAATGTGATCTACACCTATGTCAACGGCCCGCTGACGCTCCAGCCCTACCTGCAATACACAACGGTCCGCTCGAACAGGGACATCGGGATTGATCGCTCGGCCGAAACATTCGGCGGCGCGCTGTTGGCTCGATATGCCATCGATGAGAATTTCTCGATCGCTGGACGCGCCGAGTACATCGCTTCAAGCGGAGGAGATTGCGGCGTCGCCGCAGACTGCGCCCCCACTAATCTGTTCTACGGGCCGAAAAGCAGGGCGTGGTCGCTGACGGTGACGCCGACCTACCAGCGCGGGATCTTCTTCGCGCGCACCGAGCTCTCGTACACCCGCATTGACCGGGTCACCGAAGGCTACGGCTTTGGGTCCAATTTCGACAAGCGCGACCAGGTTCGCGGGATGTTTGAAGCTGGGGTGCTTTTCTAG
- a CDS encoding 2-keto-4-pentenoate hydratase — translation MIDQNLDYLANLLCRNRRQGLTSDIPFDLLRSEDDAWAVQSAAISAFANDAVGYALIGTCPAIRGSLGLASPIYCPIPVGTVLQDSHGPFRLPQGFIGAQCEIVFTIGGPLGADHWPITRDQFCKAILSYQPAIGLVGRRGHLTGQPHLAAIADYAFHVSTIVDRYHEPTGLDAMDRIDMRASINNVPVFQSASGEGLVDPINSALWLVNDLIARSNYLSAGDIVATGSIIPMLLQILPGQELKVELSGVGDAAASFL, via the coding sequence ATGATTGACCAGAATCTCGATTATCTCGCTAACTTGCTTTGCCGAAACCGTCGGCAGGGACTAACCTCAGACATCCCTTTCGATCTGCTTCGAAGCGAAGACGATGCTTGGGCGGTGCAGTCAGCAGCAATCTCAGCCTTCGCCAATGACGCGGTAGGCTACGCCCTCATAGGGACTTGCCCGGCCATTCGCGGCTCGCTTGGCCTTGCTAGTCCGATCTACTGCCCGATTCCTGTGGGAACAGTGCTTCAAGACTCCCACGGGCCGTTCCGGCTTCCCCAAGGTTTCATCGGGGCACAATGCGAAATCGTCTTTACGATAGGAGGTCCCTTGGGGGCGGACCATTGGCCCATCACTCGCGATCAATTTTGCAAGGCGATCCTGAGCTACCAACCGGCTATCGGTCTTGTCGGGCGACGTGGTCACCTGACTGGGCAACCACACCTGGCCGCCATCGCGGACTATGCGTTCCATGTTTCGACGATCGTCGACAGATATCATGAGCCAACAGGCCTGGACGCCATGGACAGGATCGACATGCGAGCGTCGATCAACAACGTTCCGGTGTTTCAGTCGGCATCGGGAGAGGGGCTGGTTGATCCGATCAACTCTGCGCTCTGGCTCGTGAATGACCTGATCGCTAGAAGCAATTATCTCAGTGCCGGCGATATCGTAGCAACCGGATCGATCATCCCGATGCTGCTGCAAATCCTTCCTGGTCAGGAACTGAAGGTTGAGTTGTCAGGCGTAGGCGACGCAGCCGCAAGCTTTCTTTGA
- a CDS encoding Hsp20/alpha crystallin family protein has translation MSVRDLIPWGRSNGNQVPSILREGERDPFLSLHREVNRLFDDVFRGFGPNLPSLVSASAFSGGWPSVEISDGEKEIKVTAEVPGLEEKDIEVLLHDGVLTLKGEKRSETEDKDRHFTERFYGRFERRIPLGYEVKDDQVDARFKNGVLTVTLPKSEEAQSQVKRIAIKS, from the coding sequence ATGAGTGTCCGTGATCTGATCCCCTGGGGCCGCAGCAACGGCAATCAGGTTCCCAGTATCTTGCGCGAGGGCGAACGTGATCCGTTTCTCTCGTTGCATCGCGAGGTGAACAGGCTGTTCGACGACGTCTTCCGCGGCTTCGGGCCGAACCTACCCTCTCTCGTTAGCGCGTCCGCCTTCAGCGGCGGTTGGCCGAGCGTGGAGATCTCCGACGGCGAGAAGGAGATCAAAGTGACCGCCGAAGTGCCCGGCTTGGAAGAGAAGGACATCGAAGTCCTGCTCCACGATGGCGTGCTGACGTTGAAGGGCGAGAAGCGCTCCGAAACGGAGGACAAAGACAGGCATTTCACCGAGCGTTTCTATGGCCGCTTCGAGCGTCGTATCCCGCTCGGCTACGAGGTCAAGGACGACCAAGTCGACGCGCGGTTCAAAAACGGCGTGCTGACCGTGACCTTGCCCAAGAGCGAAGAGGCGCAGTCGCAGGTCAAGCGCATCGCCATCAAGAGTTGA